One Myxocyprinus asiaticus isolate MX2 ecotype Aquarium Trade chromosome 20, UBuf_Myxa_2, whole genome shotgun sequence genomic region harbors:
- the LOC127410727 gene encoding L-threonine 3-dehydrogenase, mitochondrial-like, with amino-acid sequence MLCLRALSRMAQRAFLASGRGFQPLTVSERDISLSPRQLTSDASFYSEESDCPRILITGGLGQLGVGLAKLLRKRFGKYNVILSDIRKPPNLVYQSGPFIYSDILDSKNLREIVVNNRISWLIHYSALLSAAGEANVSLAREVNITGLHNVLDVATEHGLRLFVPSTIGAFGPTSPRYPTTDLCIQRPRTIYGVSKVHAELMGEYYHLRYGLDFRCLRYPGIISADSQPGGGTTDYAVQIFHDAVKTGKFVCNLKPDTRLLMMFIDDCLRATLEVLEAPAEMLSMRTYNISAMSFTPEELVQEIRKHLPDLQVTYEVDPVRQTIADSWPMIFDDTSARSDWGWKHDCGLPELVQTMLNFTGSDSRMARAN; translated from the exons ATGCTCTGTTTAAGAGCTCTGAGCAGGATGGCACAGCGGGCTTTCTTGGCATCAGGCCGTGGCTTTCAACCTCTCACTGTTTCAGAGCGGGACATCAGTCTCTCTCCACGCCAACTCACCTCTGATGCCAGCTTTTACTCAGAGGAGTCTGATTGTCCAAGAATTCTCATTACTG GGGGGTTGGGGCAGCTGGGAGTGGGTCTAGCCAAATTGCTCAG GAAGAGATTTGGAAAATATAATGTCATTCTGTCTGATATCAGGAAACCCCCAAATCTTGTTTACCAGAGTG gtcctTTTATATATTCTGACATTTTGGACTCCAAGAACTTGCGTGAGATTGTTGTAAACAACCGCATCTCCTGGTTGATTCACTACAGTGCTCTCCTGAGTGCAGCTGGAGAGGCAAACGTGTCCCTCGCTCGTGAAGTCAACATCACTG GGTTGCACAACGTTCTTGATGTTGCTACAGAACATGGGCTCCGTCTTTTCGTTCCCAGCACTATAGGAGCGTTTGGCCCCACCTCCCCTCGCTACCCCACCACTGATTTGTGCATCCAACGCCCTCGAACGATTTACGGAGTGTCCAAAGTTCATGCGGAGCTGATGGGAGAG TATTACCATCTCAGGTATGGTCTTGACTTCCGCTGTCTCAGATACCCAGGAATAATTTCTGCAGATTCTCAGCCAGGTGGAGGGACAACAG ACTACGCCGTCCAGATCTTCCACGATGCTGTGAAAACAGGTAAATTTGTGTGCAACTTGAAACCAGACACACGACTGCTAATGATGTTCATCGATGACTGCCTGAGAGCCACGCTGGAAGTTCTAGAAGCTCCTGCTGAGATGCTGAGTATGCGCACGTACAACATCAGTGCCATGAGCTTCACTCCAGAGGAACTGGTCCAAGAAATCAGGAAGCACCTTCCAGACCTGCAGGTCACCTATGAGGTTGACCCAGTTCGACAAACCATTG CTGACAGCTGGCCAATGATTTTCGACGACACCAGTGCCCGCAGTGACTGGGGCTGGAAACATGACTGTGGCTTGCCGGAATTGGTTCAGACGATGCTGAACTTCACTGGCTCGGACTCCAGA